Proteins encoded together in one Priestia aryabhattai window:
- a CDS encoding ABC transporter substrate-binding protein, whose product MNKKKIGLLAFIIMLAIGMLIGCSSTNKENSADEKNEKTRVVKHELGETKVKGNPKRVVVLELGFIDALLDAGIKPVGVADDDKAEQLIDKDVLKEIKGYKSVGTRAQPSLESIKLLKPDLIIADSERHKNVYKELSKIAPTIELKNLNANYDDLLNTELKVGEAVGKKAKVEKVVEEHKQKMKDLKAKAPKNPGNVLVIADANGNINARTSNFFTTGVLEQLGFKNALTDPTKEYSVKMTMEQLVKADPDKLIVMRNEKGHTPLAKQPLWKELKAVKNNQVYEVDVFKWSLRRSVQGANGIADEAEKLLFEGK is encoded by the coding sequence TTGAATAAGAAAAAAATAGGACTGCTGGCTTTTATTATAATGCTGGCAATCGGAATGCTTATCGGCTGCAGCAGCACGAATAAGGAAAATTCAGCCGATGAGAAAAATGAAAAAACAAGAGTGGTCAAACATGAGCTTGGAGAGACAAAAGTAAAAGGAAATCCAAAGCGGGTAGTCGTATTAGAGTTAGGTTTTATTGATGCATTGTTAGATGCTGGTATTAAACCTGTGGGAGTAGCTGATGATGATAAAGCAGAACAGCTTATTGATAAAGATGTACTAAAAGAAATCAAAGGATACAAATCAGTTGGCACGCGAGCACAGCCGAGCTTAGAATCGATTAAACTGTTGAAGCCAGATTTGATTATCGCTGATTCAGAACGTCATAAAAATGTATATAAAGAATTATCGAAAATTGCGCCAACGATTGAATTGAAAAATTTAAATGCTAATTACGATGATTTACTAAATACGGAGTTAAAAGTAGGAGAAGCTGTTGGCAAGAAGGCAAAAGTTGAAAAAGTGGTAGAAGAGCATAAGCAAAAAATGAAAGATTTAAAAGCAAAAGCACCAAAAAATCCGGGCAATGTACTTGTTATCGCTGATGCAAATGGTAATATTAATGCTAGAACTTCAAATTTCTTTACAACGGGTGTTCTTGAGCAATTGGGCTTCAAAAATGCATTAACAGATCCTACAAAAGAGTACAGTGTAAAAATGACAATGGAGCAGCTCGTAAAAGCAGATCCAGACAAACTCATTGTTATGCGAAATGAAAAAGGTCATACGCCTTTAGCAAAACAACCATTATGGAAAGAGCTAAAAGCGGTTAAAAATAATCAAGTGTATGAAGTTGATGTATTTAAATGGTCTCTTCGCCGAAGTGTACAAGGTGCAAATGGTATTGCAGATGAAGCAGAAAAGTTATTATTTGAAGGCAAATAA
- a CDS encoding putrescine aminotransferase, translated as MNTVTKNQEVNKAYGEVNEYINKVLGLIEKSEVSAEEAQWITKETVDGFREHVNPGFLEYRKTVTVDTQFAAVEWSDEGSCFTDVNGKKYIDCLGGFGIYNVGHRHPKVVKTVQDQLQRQALHSQDLLDPLRAMLAKILADITPGDLKYSFFTNSGTESVEAALKLAKMYSDRTTFISTTRSFHGKSLGSLSGTAKGMFRKPFLPLIPGFRHVPFGDIDMMRKTFETCALVGEDVAAVLLEPIQGEGGIILPPENYLKEVRALCDEYDAILIFDEVQTGMGRTGEMFASELYDVVPDILCLAKAFGGGVMPAGAVVAKEKVFSSFFDNPFMHTTTFGGNPLACAAAIATINVLIEEQLPNRAKELGEYFLAGLKKAAEKHEDKVLEIRGQGLMIGIEFHQDEIGYALSKGMFDEGILVAGTLVNSKTIRIEPPLTISAEEVDQVISTFEKVLNELNNQ; from the coding sequence ATGAATACAGTGACGAAAAATCAAGAGGTAAACAAAGCATATGGTGAAGTAAACGAATATATCAACAAAGTGCTGGGACTTATTGAAAAAAGCGAAGTGTCAGCTGAAGAAGCACAGTGGATTACAAAAGAAACAGTAGACGGATTTCGTGAACATGTCAACCCAGGCTTTTTAGAATATCGTAAAACAGTAACGGTGGATACGCAGTTTGCAGCTGTTGAATGGTCAGATGAAGGCTCTTGTTTTACGGATGTAAACGGTAAAAAATATATTGATTGTTTGGGCGGATTTGGAATTTATAACGTGGGGCACCGTCATCCTAAAGTAGTCAAAACTGTTCAAGATCAGCTTCAGCGTCAAGCGCTCCATAGTCAAGACTTATTAGATCCGCTTCGTGCGATGCTTGCTAAAATTTTAGCAGATATTACACCGGGTGATTTGAAGTATTCCTTTTTCACAAACAGCGGAACAGAAAGTGTAGAAGCCGCTTTAAAATTAGCAAAAATGTATAGTGATCGAACAACGTTTATTTCCACAACACGTTCTTTTCACGGAAAAAGTCTGGGTTCTTTATCAGGTACTGCAAAAGGAATGTTCCGTAAACCATTTCTGCCGTTAATTCCAGGTTTCCGTCACGTGCCGTTTGGTGATATTGACATGATGCGCAAAACATTTGAAACGTGCGCGCTTGTAGGGGAAGATGTAGCAGCTGTTTTATTAGAACCAATTCAAGGAGAAGGCGGCATTATTCTTCCTCCAGAAAATTATTTAAAAGAAGTGCGTGCACTATGCGATGAGTACGACGCTATCTTAATTTTTGATGAAGTTCAAACAGGCATGGGACGTACCGGTGAAATGTTTGCATCAGAACTATACGATGTTGTACCAGATATTTTATGTCTTGCTAAAGCATTCGGAGGAGGGGTTATGCCTGCTGGCGCGGTTGTAGCAAAAGAAAAAGTGTTTTCAAGCTTCTTCGATAACCCGTTTATGCACACAACAACGTTTGGAGGCAACCCGCTTGCCTGCGCAGCGGCTATTGCAACCATTAATGTGTTGATCGAAGAGCAGCTGCCAAACCGCGCGAAAGAGCTAGGTGAATATTTCCTTGCTGGTTTAAAGAAAGCTGCTGAAAAACATGAAGATAAAGTACTTGAAATCAGAGGGCAAGGTTTAATGATTGGAATTGAGTTTCACCAAGATGAAATTGGCTACGCGCTTTCTAAAGGTATGTTTGACGAAGGAATTCTAGTAGCCGGTACGCTTGTAAACTCTAAAACGATTCGTATTGAGCCGCCGTTGACTATTTCAGCAGAAGAAGTAGATCAAGTCATTTCTACATTTGAAAAAGTATTAAATGAGCTGAACAACCAATAA
- the speB gene encoding agmatinase, which yields MKYPLSPDVKPEFCTTGSFMRLPAERENAKVGLVGMPFDTAASFRVGARFAPQAIRQASMTLFPYHPVHDVYPFDDTNAIDIGDVPVIPHNIHRSYELMEEAVGALMDRGIVPIGIGGDHSVTLASLRAAAKRYGPVAMIHFDSHTDTWDTYYDEKYWHGSPFIRAYEEGLVDPKKVFQIGIRGTLNHPGDVQESKDLGYHVVTAGELEHKGFSVILEQMKIAIGDTPCFLTFDIDFVDPSCAPGTGTLEVGGFSSRETLQMIRSLTEFNYVGFDLVEVLPSYDPTQITSLLAATIIHDFASLVAVKTKRKSLDTMIE from the coding sequence ATGAAATATCCATTGTCCCCAGATGTCAAACCAGAATTTTGTACAACAGGTTCATTTATGAGGCTTCCAGCGGAAAGAGAAAATGCAAAAGTAGGGCTAGTAGGGATGCCGTTTGATACAGCAGCATCTTTCAGAGTAGGTGCGCGCTTTGCACCTCAAGCAATTCGGCAAGCTTCCATGACGCTGTTTCCTTATCATCCGGTACACGACGTATATCCATTTGATGATACAAATGCTATCGATATCGGTGATGTGCCCGTTATTCCGCATAATATTCACAGAAGCTATGAATTAATGGAAGAAGCGGTAGGAGCTCTTATGGATAGAGGAATTGTTCCGATCGGAATCGGAGGAGATCATTCGGTTACCTTAGCAAGCCTACGCGCTGCTGCTAAAAGATATGGTCCGGTGGCTATGATTCATTTTGATTCCCATACAGATACGTGGGATACGTATTATGATGAAAAATATTGGCACGGATCTCCTTTTATACGTGCATATGAAGAAGGGCTAGTAGATCCAAAGAAGGTTTTTCAAATTGGTATCCGCGGAACATTAAATCATCCGGGAGATGTTCAAGAAAGTAAAGACCTCGGTTATCATGTAGTGACGGCTGGAGAGCTTGAACATAAGGGATTTTCAGTAATTTTGGAGCAAATGAAGATAGCGATTGGAGATACGCCGTGCTTTTTAACATTTGATATTGATTTTGTTGATCCTTCTTGTGCACCAGGAACGGGAACGCTTGAAGTAGGCGGATTCAGCAGCAGAGAAACACTGCAAATGATCCGTTCTCTCACGGAATTTAACTATGTTGGATTTGACTTGGTAGAAGTGCTGCCTTCTTATGATCCAACTCAGATAACCTCTTTGCTTGCAGCTACAATTATTCATGATTTTGCTAGTTTAGTTGCAGTGAAAACGAAAAGAAAGTCATTGGATACGATGATTGAATAA
- the ssuD gene encoding FMNH2-dependent alkanesulfonate monooxygenase, producing MELFWFIPTYGDGRYLGSHEGARAVSYSYCKQVAQAADELGYSGVLLPTGKSCEDAWIAASTLVPVTENLKFLVAVRPGLMSPTQAARMAATFDRFSKGRLLINVVAGGDPVELEGDGVFLNHHDRYELTDEFLTIWRKVLNESDVHFEGDYLSVKGGDVLYPPVQKPYPPLYFGGSSSVAMDVASRHIDVYLTWGEPPAQVKEKIERMKEKAKQTGREIRFGIRLHVIVRETEEEAWKAANVLIQHVDEEAVESAQKVFSRMDSEGQKRMSALHQGDRSNLEVSPNLWAGVGLVRGGAGTALVGDADTVANRIKEYAELGIETFILSGYPHLEEAYRTAELLFPRLPVKRKQDENDRTFISPFGEVKVNNKTPAKR from the coding sequence GTGGAGTTATTTTGGTTTATTCCAACTTATGGAGATGGACGTTATTTAGGAAGCCATGAAGGAGCTAGGGCTGTAAGCTATTCTTATTGCAAACAAGTTGCACAAGCTGCGGATGAGCTAGGATATAGCGGGGTTTTGCTTCCGACGGGAAAGTCATGCGAAGATGCGTGGATTGCTGCATCTACTTTAGTGCCAGTCACTGAAAACCTGAAGTTTTTAGTAGCAGTACGGCCCGGTTTAATGTCGCCTACACAAGCCGCAAGAATGGCTGCAACATTTGACCGCTTTTCTAAAGGAAGGCTCCTTATTAATGTCGTAGCAGGAGGAGATCCCGTTGAGTTAGAAGGAGACGGAGTGTTTTTAAACCATCACGATCGCTATGAGCTGACAGATGAATTTTTAACGATATGGAGAAAGGTATTAAATGAATCCGATGTTCACTTCGAAGGAGACTACTTGAGTGTTAAAGGTGGAGACGTGCTTTATCCGCCGGTCCAAAAACCGTATCCTCCGCTTTATTTTGGTGGTTCTTCTTCTGTGGCGATGGACGTTGCCTCAAGGCATATAGACGTCTATTTGACCTGGGGAGAGCCTCCTGCACAAGTAAAAGAAAAAATTGAACGAATGAAAGAAAAAGCAAAGCAGACAGGAAGAGAAATTCGATTTGGCATCAGGCTTCATGTCATTGTTCGTGAAACAGAAGAAGAAGCCTGGAAAGCTGCAAATGTGCTCATTCAACATGTAGATGAAGAAGCCGTTGAATCAGCCCAAAAAGTATTTTCTCGAATGGATTCAGAAGGCCAGAAACGTATGAGTGCATTGCATCAAGGCGATCGTTCAAACTTAGAGGTAAGCCCTAATCTATGGGCTGGAGTAGGTTTAGTTCGAGGAGGAGCAGGAACTGCTTTAGTAGGAGATGCCGATACGGTGGCAAACCGAATTAAAGAATATGCAGAGTTAGGCATCGAAACATTTATTTTATCTGGATATCCTCATTTAGAAGAAGCATATCGAACAGCAGAGCTTTTGTTTCCAAGGCTTCCAGTTAAGCGTAAGCAAGATGAGAATGACCGCACGTTTATCAGTCCATTTGGTGAAGTGAAAGTTAATAATAAAACACCCGCTAAAAGGTGA
- a CDS encoding acyl-CoA dehydrogenase family protein, whose protein sequence is MTATTVKEEIYLDQAKKLSFSFAKDAAQRDKEGGTPKQQKDAIRQSGLLNLLIPQKYGGEGGKWSTALAIVRELATGDAALGHLYGYHSLFVSDIRIKGTEEQEAYFYPLSVQQQAFWGNASNPLVESLKGDKQSQGYLLNGTKAFGSGSPDSQYLWLSFNDRETGQYLNGVVPTARTGITVKDDWNAIGQRQTGSGNVDFENVRIEEHEVVQDFVKNPTPFSTIGASLSQIILTNVFIGSAFGAIEEAQNYTASKTRPWLTSGVEKASDDPGILRKYGELWIQAKAASALADEAALILDEAWEKGKELTEAERGNLAVHVAAANVFAGNAALDITSEIFEVMGARSVHAEYGYDRFWRNVRTHTLHNPAEYKLRTVGNWVLNQQYPTPNPYA, encoded by the coding sequence ATGACTGCGACAACTGTAAAGGAAGAAATTTATCTTGATCAAGCAAAAAAGCTGTCCTTTTCTTTTGCAAAGGATGCAGCACAAAGAGATAAAGAAGGCGGGACACCCAAACAGCAAAAAGATGCTATTCGCCAAAGCGGGCTGTTAAATTTATTAATTCCTCAAAAATATGGCGGAGAAGGCGGGAAATGGTCAACAGCTTTGGCTATTGTTCGAGAGTTGGCGACAGGCGATGCAGCCTTAGGTCACTTATACGGCTATCACTCCTTGTTTGTCTCAGATATTCGAATCAAAGGTACAGAAGAACAGGAGGCTTATTTTTATCCTTTGTCTGTTCAACAGCAAGCTTTTTGGGGCAATGCCTCTAATCCTTTAGTAGAAAGCCTAAAAGGTGATAAGCAATCACAGGGTTATCTGTTAAATGGAACGAAAGCGTTCGGTTCTGGTTCACCTGATTCTCAGTACTTATGGCTATCATTTAATGACAGAGAAACGGGGCAATATTTAAACGGCGTCGTGCCTACTGCAAGAACAGGCATTACCGTCAAAGATGATTGGAATGCGATTGGACAAAGACAGACGGGAAGTGGAAATGTAGATTTTGAAAATGTGCGAATAGAAGAACATGAAGTGGTTCAAGATTTTGTTAAAAATCCTACTCCTTTTTCAACCATTGGAGCCTCGTTGTCGCAAATTATTTTAACGAATGTCTTCATAGGAAGCGCTTTTGGAGCGATTGAAGAAGCACAAAACTACACGGCTTCTAAAACAAGACCTTGGTTAACATCAGGAGTAGAAAAAGCTTCGGATGATCCAGGTATACTGCGAAAATACGGAGAACTCTGGATTCAAGCAAAAGCAGCCAGTGCACTTGCAGATGAAGCAGCTCTCATATTGGATGAAGCGTGGGAAAAAGGCAAAGAACTAACGGAAGCAGAACGTGGAAACCTAGCTGTTCACGTAGCGGCTGCAAATGTTTTTGCTGGTAATGCAGCACTGGATATCACAAGTGAAATATTTGAAGTTATGGGAGCGCGTTCGGTTCACGCTGAATATGGATACGACCGATTCTGGCGTAATGTAAGGACTCATACCCTTCATAATCCAGCTGAATACAAGCTTCGAACGGTTGGGAATTGGGTGTTAAATCAGCAGTACCCTACACCTAATCCGTATGCTTAA
- a CDS encoding LLM class flavin-dependent oxidoreductase gives MGKHIYLNAFDMNCVVHQTPGLWTYPSDQASEYKTLDYWVELAKLLEKGKFDGLFLADVLGIYDVYRQSNEGALKQAAQLPVNEPTALISAMAYATKHLGFGVTVSTTYEKPYAFARKFSTLDHLTNGRIAWNIVTSYLESGSINLGLEEHFTHETRYDIADEFLEVCYKLWEGSWEEGAVVKDKEKGVFTLPDRVHPINHKGKWFNVPGVHLSEPSPQRTPVLFQAGASAPGREFAAKHAECIFTSFPTKKVAADYVKKMRAQIAAEGRDPESVLIFNLFTPIVGRTEKEAEEKLARFESYVNFEGAATLFSGWTGIDVSVYEPEQPIEFIATNSVRSALEKFTISDPDRKWTVEEVVKFVSIGGMGPVTVGSPEQVADFMKEWINDTGMDGFNMAYVTTPGTFADFIDLVIPVLQERDLFKTDYSEGTYREKLFKKSRFLPDEHYGAQYRKTSQKESLT, from the coding sequence ATGGGGAAACATATTTATTTAAATGCGTTTGATATGAATTGTGTTGTACATCAGACACCTGGCTTGTGGACGTATCCAAGCGATCAGGCGTCCGAATATAAAACGCTAGATTACTGGGTAGAGTTAGCTAAGCTATTGGAAAAAGGAAAGTTTGACGGTTTGTTTTTAGCCGATGTATTAGGCATTTATGACGTTTATAGGCAAAGTAACGAAGGAGCTCTTAAACAAGCTGCTCAGCTTCCCGTGAATGAACCAACTGCCCTCATTTCCGCTATGGCGTATGCCACAAAGCATTTAGGGTTTGGGGTAACGGTATCTACTACTTATGAGAAGCCTTATGCGTTTGCGCGAAAATTTTCGACATTAGATCATTTAACAAATGGCCGTATTGCATGGAATATTGTGACTTCATACCTTGAAAGTGGATCAATCAATCTAGGATTAGAAGAACATTTTACGCATGAAACTCGCTATGATATTGCCGATGAATTTTTAGAAGTCTGCTATAAATTATGGGAAGGAAGTTGGGAAGAAGGAGCTGTTGTAAAAGATAAAGAAAAAGGGGTTTTTACACTTCCAGACCGGGTTCATCCTATTAATCATAAAGGGAAGTGGTTTAATGTTCCAGGCGTACATTTGTCAGAACCTTCACCGCAGCGAACTCCAGTTTTATTCCAAGCAGGAGCTTCTGCCCCAGGAAGAGAATTTGCCGCCAAACATGCTGAATGTATCTTTACAAGTTTTCCTACTAAAAAAGTAGCGGCAGATTATGTAAAGAAAATGCGCGCTCAAATTGCTGCAGAGGGCAGAGACCCGGAGAGTGTATTAATTTTTAATTTATTTACACCAATTGTTGGACGAACAGAAAAAGAGGCTGAAGAGAAGCTTGCTCGGTTTGAGAGCTATGTCAATTTCGAAGGAGCAGCCACGCTGTTTAGCGGTTGGACAGGAATTGATGTTTCTGTCTATGAACCAGAACAGCCTATTGAATTTATTGCTACGAACTCGGTTCGCTCCGCTTTAGAGAAATTTACAATAAGTGATCCGGATAGAAAGTGGACGGTAGAAGAGGTAGTGAAATTTGTCAGTATCGGAGGGATGGGACCAGTTACTGTGGGTAGTCCAGAACAAGTAGCTGATTTTATGAAAGAGTGGATAAACGATACGGGCATGGACGGATTTAATATGGCTTATGTGACCACACCGGGAACGTTTGCTGATTTTATTGATTTAGTTATTCCTGTTTTGCAGGAAAGAGATTTATTCAAAACGGATTACAGTGAAGGAACTTATAGAGAAAAGCTATTTAAAAAATCACGTTTCTTGCCTGATGAACACTATGGTGCTCAGTATCGAAAGACGAGCCAAAAGGAGAGTTTAACATGA
- a CDS encoding HAD family hydrolase, translated as MKAVVFDFDGLIIDTESVWYEVYREMLEDRGVDLPIATFASYVGTDATALYDYLLQQFNNELTKEELAQESLRRHQEKMKSLVAREGVAEYLAEAKELGLKIGLASSSYRDWVTAFLKELDLLHYFEVIQTRDDVEKVKPDPALYRNAIEKLGVEPSEALAFEDSSNGAKAAMAAGLRCVIVPNPLTKHLSFERYHLHIESMKEKSLKEVIQYLCIED; from the coding sequence ATTAAAGCAGTTGTGTTTGATTTTGATGGATTAATTATTGATACAGAATCAGTGTGGTACGAGGTGTACCGCGAAATGTTAGAAGACAGGGGAGTAGATCTACCGATTGCAACGTTTGCTTCTTATGTGGGCACTGATGCTACGGCACTTTACGATTACTTGCTTCAGCAGTTTAACAATGAGCTCACAAAAGAGGAGCTGGCTCAAGAATCGTTAAGACGTCATCAAGAAAAAATGAAATCGTTAGTAGCCCGAGAAGGAGTAGCGGAATACTTAGCAGAAGCAAAAGAACTTGGATTAAAAATTGGTTTAGCAAGCAGCTCATATCGCGACTGGGTAACAGCATTTTTAAAAGAGCTAGATTTGCTGCACTATTTTGAAGTCATCCAAACGCGCGATGATGTAGAAAAAGTGAAGCCAGATCCGGCTCTTTACCGAAATGCAATTGAAAAGCTAGGAGTAGAACCTTCTGAAGCTTTAGCATTTGAAGATTCTTCTAATGGGGCAAAAGCTGCCATGGCAGCAGGTTTGCGCTGTGTGATTGTACCAAATCCTTTAACTAAACACCTGTCATTCGAAAGATATCACTTACACATCGAGTCGATGAAAGAAAAAAGTTTAAAAGAAGTGATTCAGTATCTTTGTATTGAAGATTAA
- a CDS encoding acyl-CoA dehydrogenase family protein, with amino-acid sequence MNHTKTIAASQENLLKLADQLAKEFSKTAVKRDREGGTPLYERNLLRKSGLLALPIPKEYGGYGASWPIVFKIVNIIAKADSSLAHLLGYHYLTVCSTFLFGSTQQYKTFYKETAAQQLFWGNAFNPRDSGLKAVRENGRLMLNGSKSFCSGATDSDRLLVSAQEGGSGEVLLCVLPTHRAGIVTEDNWDGFGQRQTDSGSVKFEDVIVYEEEILHKAAEEQKVFPTVRTHLAQLMLTHLLYGIAQGALEESKAYVKVHTKPWLSSDVEAAEQDPYIIQQYGEMSLNLHACSALIEKAVIEFDHAWKKEDALTKQQRGECGIAIAMAKTFTVQTALHITSTIFDGMGARATSDQYKFDRYWRNARTISLHDPVAYKLRDIGKWYLSSELPPITPYS; translated from the coding sequence ATGAACCACACCAAAACGATTGCGGCGTCTCAAGAGAATCTACTAAAATTGGCTGATCAGTTGGCTAAAGAGTTTTCCAAAACAGCTGTAAAAAGAGATAGAGAAGGTGGAACGCCTCTATATGAGCGTAATCTACTTAGAAAAAGCGGTCTTTTAGCCCTCCCGATTCCTAAAGAATACGGAGGTTATGGAGCCAGCTGGCCGATTGTTTTTAAAATCGTGAATATCATTGCGAAAGCAGATAGTTCACTTGCACACTTGTTAGGCTATCATTATTTGACGGTTTGTTCGACTTTTCTGTTCGGAAGTACTCAGCAGTACAAAACTTTTTACAAAGAAACAGCAGCTCAACAGCTTTTTTGGGGAAATGCCTTTAATCCTAGAGATTCAGGGCTAAAAGCAGTTCGAGAAAACGGACGGTTAATGCTCAACGGAAGCAAGAGTTTTTGTTCCGGGGCAACGGATTCAGATCGTTTGTTAGTATCGGCTCAAGAAGGAGGAAGCGGCGAGGTATTGCTATGTGTACTTCCTACTCATAGAGCAGGAATCGTTACTGAAGATAATTGGGACGGGTTTGGACAGCGCCAAACGGATAGCGGAAGTGTAAAGTTTGAAGATGTTATCGTTTATGAAGAAGAAATATTGCATAAAGCAGCTGAAGAGCAAAAGGTTTTTCCTACGGTACGAACGCATTTGGCTCAGCTTATGCTCACTCATTTATTGTATGGTATTGCTCAAGGCGCTTTGGAGGAATCAAAAGCTTATGTGAAAGTTCATACAAAACCGTGGCTAAGTTCAGATGTTGAAGCAGCAGAGCAAGATCCTTACATTATTCAGCAATACGGTGAAATGAGTTTAAACCTTCATGCTTGTTCAGCACTTATAGAAAAAGCTGTTATAGAATTTGATCATGCATGGAAAAAAGAAGATGCGCTAACGAAACAGCAGCGCGGCGAGTGTGGAATTGCCATTGCGATGGCTAAAACATTTACTGTCCAAACGGCCTTACATATTACTTCCACTATATTTGATGGGATGGGAGCGAGAGCCACGTCTGATCAGTATAAATTTGATCGCTACTGGCGCAACGCACGAACAATTAGCTTACACGATCCTGTTGCTTACAAGCTACGTGACATAGGTAAATGGTATCTTAGCAGTGAACTGCCGCCTATTACACCATATTCATAG
- a CDS encoding APC family permease, producing MKHETVTLKRSLKLWQIVLMGIGYMTPMVVFDTFGIASDMTDGHVPTSYIIALVGMLLTAISYKKMIQVFPNAGSAYTYTQKTINPHLGFLVGWSALMDYLFLPMVNALIFQIYLSSIFPSVPSWIWVVSFVIIVTLLNLRSVNFTANFNTFLVVFQMTILVLFVAVSIKALLSGMGEGTLFSMKPFFNQNMTSSGLIAGATLMCFSYLGFDAVAMLSEETPNPKKTIPRAIFLVALIGGVMFTVTSYFIQAVFPTLEGFKHPDAAAPEIAMYVSGTLFQIVFLAGGIAGTLSSGMSSHASVSRLLYVMGRDRILPQSFFGYVHPKLRTPSRNIVLVGVVSATAIFFSLATATSFINFGALIAFSFVNLSVIAHYAVHQKQHRSAKGFWSYIVMPLLGAAAIGVLWLNLERNSFLLGIGWAIAGLLYLVYATKGFSKQLSSIEFKETEEMSPLRKVGEK from the coding sequence ATGAAACATGAAACAGTAACATTAAAAAGGTCGTTGAAATTATGGCAGATTGTATTAATGGGGATTGGGTATATGACTCCAATGGTAGTATTTGATACGTTTGGGATTGCGTCTGATATGACGGATGGACACGTTCCCACGTCTTATATCATAGCCCTTGTTGGAATGCTTCTCACGGCAATAAGCTACAAAAAAATGATTCAAGTGTTTCCAAATGCGGGATCGGCTTATACATATACACAAAAGACGATCAATCCACATTTAGGATTCTTAGTCGGCTGGTCTGCGCTAATGGATTATCTCTTTTTACCGATGGTTAATGCACTTATTTTTCAAATTTATTTATCATCTATTTTTCCTTCGGTCCCATCTTGGATTTGGGTTGTCAGCTTCGTCATTATCGTTACGCTACTAAATTTACGAAGCGTTAATTTTACTGCCAATTTTAATACGTTTCTTGTTGTATTTCAAATGACGATTTTAGTATTGTTTGTTGCTGTTTCGATCAAAGCATTGCTAAGTGGAATGGGGGAAGGAACACTTTTTTCTATGAAGCCTTTCTTTAATCAGAACATGACGTCATCAGGGCTAATAGCAGGAGCTACACTTATGTGTTTTTCATATTTAGGATTTGATGCCGTGGCTATGTTATCAGAAGAAACGCCTAATCCTAAAAAAACGATTCCGCGAGCTATTTTTTTAGTTGCGTTAATCGGAGGAGTCATGTTTACCGTGACATCTTATTTTATTCAAGCGGTTTTTCCGACGTTAGAAGGATTCAAGCACCCAGACGCTGCGGCTCCTGAAATTGCTATGTATGTGAGCGGTACGCTGTTTCAAATTGTCTTTTTGGCGGGAGGAATTGCAGGAACATTATCATCAGGCATGTCATCGCATGCAAGCGTTTCGCGTTTGTTATACGTAATGGGACGCGATCGAATTTTACCTCAGTCATTTTTTGGTTATGTTCATCCTAAGCTGCGCACACCTTCACGAAATATTGTATTAGTCGGAGTTGTATCAGCAACTGCCATTTTTTTTAGTCTGGCAACGGCTACGTCATTTATCAATTTTGGAGCACTCATTGCGTTTTCTTTTGTTAATCTTTCGGTTATTGCGCACTATGCTGTTCATCAAAAGCAACACCGATCGGCTAAGGGATTTTGGTCATATATTGTTATGCCACTATTAGGAGCAGCAGCGATTGGCGTTTTATGGCTTAACTTGGAACGCAATTCATTTTTACTTGGTATTGGCTGGGCGATTGCTGGTTTGCTTTATTTAGTGTATGCAACTAAAGGTTTTAGCAAGCAGCTGTCTTCCATTGAGTTTAAGGAAACAGAAGAAATGTCACCTTTGAGGAAAGTCGGAGAAAAGTAA